The following proteins are encoded in a genomic region of Populus nigra chromosome 16, ddPopNigr1.1, whole genome shotgun sequence:
- the LOC133675240 gene encoding uncharacterized protein LOC133675240, translating to MIEKTNDVIRERSCMSTIPDNGSIFMIHENDSLIPENTEPEGGRIRRYSTGDITIPYTRVNILSRYLASSTGSCHDYCKYGTKHDSEMKTRNPILKSIKEKQGMNMKKTVILAERQGGFPSPGSQRHNSSVPLVTGRKVSSSTKKEIVLSKRLLLPLKVRSGAGEKKLVAPPALSSSVKKVLMRPIVSVFSEHYVKGVSQLKGQNEVVKAEYKQPGCQDVSKKSLPISELDTDENKAMKLSHIGTLTAGLSAPPAKKIMRRTKKGIHSTHLPPSSEKKCVRHIKDGTARTSRTPISSLASSKSSHSSACNECYVTDLKNTAANKLPSKTRPRKDAVVYTTGKDSAARKVNFRPGMVVELQPENRTSRRLIFRRRSLGEGQIGETGTSKDNLKSKVVCENEANSAKMESEKVVLEHKDMQEKKNVQSLLNNMIEETAVKLVESRKSKVKALIGAFETVISLQDSKTSSTVGA from the coding sequence ATgattgaaaaaactaatgatGTGATCAGAGAGAGGAGTTGTATGTCAACGATCCCAGATAATGGTTCTATCTTTATGATTCATGAAAATGATTCTCTGATCCCAGAGAATACCGAGCCTGAAGGTGGCCGTATAAGAAGGTACTCCACTGGGGATATAACTATCCCCTACACTAGAGTAAATATTCTTTCACGATATCTCGCATCGTCAACTGGTTCCTGCCATGATTATTGCAAATATGGAACAAAGCATGATTCAGAAATGAAGACAAGGAATCCCATATTAAAGAGCATCAAAGAAAAGCAAGGCATGAATATGAAGAAGACTGTAATTTTAGCAGAAAGACAGGGAGGATTTCCATCTCCTGGCTCACAAAGACACAACTCCAGCGTTCCTCTTGTCACTGGGCGAAAAGTTTCATCATCAACCAAGAAAGAAATTGTACTTTCAAAACGGCTTTTATTACCTCTCAAGGTAAGATCAGGTGCTGGTGAGAAGAAGTTGGTGGCACCACCAGCTCTTTCTTCATCAGTCAAGAAAGTCTTGATGCGACCAATTGTTTCTGTGTTTTCCGAACATTATGTTAAAGGAGTTTCTCAACTGAAGGGTCAAAATGAAGTTGTAAAGGCTGAATACAAGCAACCTGGCTGTCAGGATGTTTCAAAGAAGAGTTTGCCTATCAGTGAATTAGATACTGATGAGAACAAAGCTATGAAACTTTCTCATATTGGAACTCTCACAGCTGGATTGTCTGCACCTCCTGCTAAGAAGATCATGAGGCGCACTAAGAAAGGAATTCATTCCACTCATCTGCCTCCATCCTCTGAGAAGAAGTGCGTTAGACATATTAAAGATGGAACAGCTCGCACTAGTCGAACGCCCATATCTTCTTTGGCATCATCCAAGTCTTCCCATAGCAGTGCCTGCAATGAATGCTATGTAACTGATCTTAAGAACACTGCTGCGAACAAACTACCATCTAAGACTAGGCCTAGGAAGGATGCAGTAGTTTACACTACAGGTAAAGATTCCGCAGCCAGAAAGGTAAATTTTAGGCCAGGAATGGTGGTTGAACTTCAGCCTGAAAATAGAACTTCAAGGAGACTCATATTTAGGCGAAGATCCCTTGGCGAAGGCCAAATTGGTGAAACTGGTACCAGCAAGGACAACCTCAAGAGCAAAGTAGTTTGTGAAAATGAAGCTAATAGCGCAAAAATGGAATCGGAGAAAGTTGTTTTAGAACACAAAGAtatgcaagaaaagaaaaatgtgcaGAGTTTGTTAAATAACATGATCGAGGAGACTGCAGTTAAGCTTGTCGAGAGCAGGAAGAGTAAGGTGAAAGCTCTGATTGGTGCTTTCGAAACTGTGATCTCTCTTCAGGATTCCAAAACTTCGTCAACAGTTGGTGCTTAA